Below is a genomic region from Sphingomonas sp. KR3-1.
TGAGCGATCCGCCCGCGGTGCTGCTGCGCGCCTTCCTGAAGATCGCGCTCATCCTCGGCGTGCTGCTGATCGTCTCCGGCCTGTCGCGCCACGTGCCGGTGAAGGACGAGAGCGAGCATCCGGTGCGCGCGCTGCTGTTCGGCTGGCTGATCGCCGCGGTGATCGGGCTGCTCGTTTTCGGCAGCTGGTTCAACCACTATGCGCTGCCGGTGCTGGTGCCCGCCAGCCTGTGCTGCGCCGGCTATCTCGGCGGCACTGCGTTCGGCCGGAAATGGCTGGCCCCGGCGATGCTGCTCGCGGCCTGTTTCGGCGGCGAATATACCGCGTGGAGCGCCAAGTGGCACCGCGGCAATGCCGACCAGCTCGAGGCGCTGGCCGACGGCATCGGCCATGGCAGCGGCTGCATGTACATCTATTCGGGTAATGCGATCCTCTACAGCTACACCCAGCGCTGCGCGCTGACGCCGTGGATCTTCCCCAGCCACTTGTCGCGCGAGCGCGAGAATGGGGCGCTGGGGGTCGACCAGCTCGAGGAGATCAACCGCATCTTCGCGCAGCGGCCGGAGATCGTGGTGATGCGCCCGACCTATTTCGGCGAGCGCATGGCCGCGCACCGACTGGCGGTGCAGCGGATGGCAGCGATGGGCTATCGCCTGCGCGGGCGCTGGCCGCTCGGCGACCTGCTCATCTCGGTCTACGAGCTGCCGGCGGCCCGCAATGCCGCGCCGCCGCGCTTGGCTTCCAGCAAGCCCTCATAATAGGCCATCAGCTCGGCGGCGTGATCGGCGTCGCTGCGGACCTTGCCCGCGGCGACGCGGGCGGCGTTGCGCAGCAGGGTCGGCTCGCGGGTGAACATGCGGCGGATCGCGTCGGCCGCCGAATAGGCGTCGCGCGCGCGATAGGTCTCGGCGAACAGCGGATCGGCGATCTCGGCGAACCCGCCCTCGTCGGGCCCGATCAGCGGCAGGCCCGAGGCGAGCGCTTCGGAGGCGACCAGTCCGAACGGCTCGGCATCGGAGCCGTGGATCAGCGCATCGCAGCTCGCCATGATCCGCGAGAAGCGGACCCGGTCATAGACGGGCCGGAAGATCTTGATGTGCGGGCTGCCGGCGATGCGCTGCTCGAGCTGGCGGCGCTGCGGCCCGTCGCCGATCAGCATCAGGCCGACGGGCAGGTCGTTCGCCGCCGCCTCGACCGCGTCGATCACCAGCGGCCAGCGCTTTTCCTTGTGATGCCGCCCCAGGCCGAGCAGCAGATGCCCCTCGGGCGGCAGGCCGAGCTGCGCCAGCAGCGCCACGCGCAGCTTCTCGTCGCGCAGTTCGGGCGAGAACCATTGCCGCTCGATGCCCAGCGGCATCGACGCATCGACATGCATGCCGCGGCGGCGGAAGCGCTTGGCGAGCGCCGGCCCGTTGGTGACGAAAGCGTCGTAATGCCGCAGGAAGCGGTTCATGTAGCGCGTGTACCAGTCGAACGCCTGCTCGACCTGGATCGGCGTCGCGACGCTGTCGAGCCAGCGCTGCGGATAGGCGCCGATCTGGTCGCCATGCGCGAAGAACACCTTCACGGCGTCTCCCTGCCACTGCGCCACTGTCCAGGCCGGGCGCCAGGGCGAGCTGGTCTCGACGATGTCGGGCTTGAGCTCGTCGAGCAGCGCCCAGATCGGCTCGTCGAGCACGAAGATGCCGTAGTTGCGATCGAGGATCAGCGGCGGCGCCTTGAGCCAGATGATCCGGCCGCCACCCGGCCGCTCCTCCACGCTCGTCTCGAGCGCGGGGGCGATCACGGTCAGCTCATGGCCCATATCGGCCATGATCCCCATCTTGCGATCGAGATAGGTGCGCACCCCGCCGCCGGTGGGCGAGTAGAACTCGTTGACGTCGACGATGCGCATGGCGCGCGCTCCCCTCAGTCCTCGAGCGGCCCGAAGCCGCCCAGGCCGCGCAGATATTGGGCCTTGATCGTGATCTGTCCACCACCCGGGCCGACATTGACCAGCGCCTGGCGCACCTTGGGCCGGCTGCGGCCGAGCTTCTGGTTGCTCGGGAAGCCGGCGCCGTCCTCCCAGAAGTTGAACTTGTTCTTGCCGTCGCGGTCATGCGTGAACAGCACCGCCCAGGTGCCGGGGCTGGGTGCGCGGATGCACAGGCGCACCGGGCCGGAGGCGGGCACGGTCGCCCAGATCCGGCGGAACGGCTTGTTCTCGCGCTTGAGCGAGGTGTCGTCGCGCAGGAAGTCCTGCTCGTTGGGCGGATAGAGTTCGAGCTTCAGCCGGCCGATCCGGTCCTTGAGCCCGGTGACGTTGACATAGAGCGACACGCCGGCGCGGGTGGCGCAATTGCCGTCGACGGGATCCTGCTGGGCGGCGGCGGGGTTCGCCACGAAGGCGAGCGCGGCGGCGGTGCCGATGATGAGCGGACGGATCATGGCTGCTTGTTCCTCGTGAGCAGGGCCTGGACGCTGAAGACCCCAATCAGCGCGACGTGGGTGAGAAGAGTGAGGCCGGCGATCAGCGCCATCAGCTCGGACATCGCCGAGCCCTGGCCGATCACCACCCCGGTGATCGCGGCGAAGGCGGCTTCCTTGCTCGGCACCAGCGGCAGGCGCCAGACAAGCAGGCGGCCCGCGGCCATCATCAGCCACACGCCGATCGAGACGCCCGGCATCGCCAGGTGCCAGGCGATCGAGACGAGCAGCGAGCCGGTGACGATGCGGACGCAGTGGACCAGGAACACCCACCACAGCTCGCGCCGCGGCAGCGAGAAGACGCGCTTCGAGAAGATCAGGAACGGCACCGACATCAGCACCAGCACGCCGACCGAGCCGATCACCGCCAGCTTGTAGTGCGGCGGCACCAGCCCGAGATAGAGCGGCAGGCCGACGAGCATCATGATCAGCGTGATCGCGTTGCCGGCGATCGCCGAGAGGATCATCACGTCCTTCACCGCGCCGAACGGAGCGGCGACCATCTGGGTGCGCTGGCGCGCCCAGGCATAGAAATAGGCCTCGCCCGAATAGCCGAACAGCACTTCGTTCGAGATGCGCTTCTTGTGGAGCGCGGCCAGCCCGGCGAGCGGGATGTGCCACAGGCGCTTGAAGATGACATAGTCGAAGGTCGGCGGGCCGACATAATAGAGCGCGAAGACGATGTAGAAGAGCGGGTTGGTCGGCACGTTGCGGTACAGGCCGGCAAGCCCCGAGCCGAACAGCTCGCGGCCGAGCGCCACGATCATCAGCAGGGTCAGCGCACCGCCGACGATCGCCGGCCAGCGGCGCTTGATCTTCTCGACGGGTTCGAGACCCGCAAGGTCGGGCGCGCCCGGCAGGGGGACGGCTTCGACAACGCTCGTGTTCACCGAAGCCTCCAGACTTGGTTCGTTCACTGATTCAGTTTCCGCGGCCCGGAGATTCGGGCAGATTCAGCACTTTACCTGCGTCTTGCGGCGGTCAGCCCCCCAGATCACGCCAACGCGAAAATGGCTGGTGGCAGCAGAATGCGGTTTATTGCGGGGGCGATTTGGGCTTAAGAGTGGCAATCCGCAAGGCCTATGTTGCACCGCACCCATATCAAAACCGCACAACACATCCTCACCTATGCCCAGCGTCTGCAGGGCGGTGGGGTGGAGCGCGCGATGCTGCGCATGGCCGCCGGATGGCTGGGCGGAGGGCGGCGCGTGACGCTGGTGCTGGGCAGCCGCGAGGGGCCGCTGGCTGCCGAGATCCCAGAGGGGATCGAACTGATCGAGCTCGGCGATGCGCGTTATTCGGCGCTGCTCGGCCTCGCGACGCAGATGCGCGAGGTGCGCCCTGATCTGATCTTCTGCGCGGGCAATCATTATAGCGGCGTGGCGGCGGTGACGCGGTTGCGGCTGGGGAGGAACTGCCCGCCGATCGTTGCCAAGGTCTCCAACGCGCTGGTCCGCCCCGAGCTCTCGCCGGGCGCGGCCTGGCGCTACCGGCGCTGGCTGCGGCTGCATCCGTGGTTCCTCGACCAGGTCGTCGCGATGACGCCGGCGATGGCGGCCGAGGCAGTGGCCGAGATGGGCATGCCGGCCGAGCGGGTCAGCGTGATCGCCAATCCGCCCGCCGCGGCGATCGCCGGCGCGGCGCCGGTGGCGGTGCCCGACGGGCGCTACCTGATCGGCGTCGGCCGGCTCGAGCCGCAGAAGCGCTGGGACCGGCTGCTGGCGGCGCTGCCGCGGCTGGCCGACCCGGAGATCAAGCTGCTGCTGCTCGGCGAGGGCAGCGCGCGCGGCGCGCTCGAGGCGCAGGTCGCGGCGCTCGGACTCGGCGCGCGCGTGACGATGCCCGGCCATGCCGGCGATCCGCTGCCGGCATTGCGCGCCGCCGCGGTGGCGGTGCTGACCTCGGACTATGAAGGCGTGCCCGGCGTGCTGCGCGAGGCGCTGTCGGTAGGGACGCCGGTGGTCTCGACCGAATCGAGCGTGGCGGTGCGCGAGATCGTCCACGCCCCCGAACTGGGGACGGTGATCGGCCGCGAGGATGCCGACGGGCTGGTCGCCGCGCTCGACCAGTGGCTGGCACCGGACGCGGTGCGGCCCGCGCCGGTGGCGGCGGCGGGCGATCCGATCGCGGAATATCTCGCGCTGTTCGACCGGGTGGTCAGTACCCATCGCCAATAGCCGGATGACGATCTAGAGCCGCAACCTCGCCCCCAGCCACAGCGTCCGCGGCATCGCGCGCTCGATCACGCCGGGGCCGCTGACTCCTGCCTGCACTTCGGCATCGAAGATATTCTCCGCCCGGGCCTGCAGCGCCAGGCCGCGGGTGATCGGCAGCGCAGCGGTGGCGTCGAGCGTGAAGGCGCCCTTCAAGGTCCGCATATTCTGGTCGTCCTCGAATTGCGGCCCGGCATAGCGCGCGGTGAGCGAGGCGCCGGCATCGGCGTGCGCCCAGCCGAGCGTCGCGCTGGCCTGGTGCCTGGCGGTCTGGGCCGGGCGCAGGCCGTCGAGCGACGCGGCCGCGCCCGACGCGGAGACGCGCGAATCGGTAAAGGCGTAGGACGCAGCGAGGCTGAGGTCGCCCGCGGTCCAACGGCTGTCGAACTCGACACCCTTGGCGGTCACCGCGTCGATATTCTGGCGCTGGCGATAGAATCCCGCCGCCGAGACCACGCCGACGCCGGGGAAGGTGCCCGGCCCCTGTGCGATCGTGACGTTGACGATCGCATCGGTCAGCCGGTTCCAATAGCCGGTGGCGCGAAAGGTGAGGCTCGGGGTTGGGCGCCAGTCCGCGCCGATCTCGGCGCCGCTCAATCGCTCGGGATCGAGCGCGGCGTTGGCGGCGGTGGCGTCGGCGCCGACGCGGAAGGGACGGTAGAGCTCGTTGAGCGTCGGCAGGCGCCAGCCGCGATAGGCCGCGGTGCGCAGCGTCACCGTGCCAAGCCGGTAGGCGGCGCCGGCGCGGCCGGTGGCTTCCCAGCCGTGGCGGTCGGGGAAGCGGCTGTCGGTCAGCGTCGCGCCACCGGCGAGCGGGGCCTCGAGCAGCGCGCCGTTGGTGATGTCCCAATGGTCGAGCCGGCCGCCGGCACTGAGCGTCAGCGGGCCGCTCTCGTAGCTGGCATCGGCGAACCCGCCGAGCGTCAGGCTCTCGCCGCCGGCGACGCGGCGGCGGGTCGGGGCGCCGGCGACATAGGTGAACAGCTCCTCGGTGCGGCCTGAGACGCGGCGCAGGTCGCTGCCCAGGCGCAGCGTAACGCCGCCGCCGATGGGCGGCGCGATCTCGAGCCGCGCGCCGATGCCGGTGGCGGGCACGGCGTACTGGTTGAGCGTCGGGGTGACGGTGGTGCGCGTATCGTTGATGCTGGCGAAGCCCGAGGCGAAGCCGCGCGTCTGCAGATAGGCGAGCGCCGACCAGCCCCAGGCGCTGCGGCCGACCAGGCGCAGGCTCGCATCGGCGCCTTCGCTCTTCACCCGGGTGAAGTCGACGCCGCGGTCGCGGTGATCGGTGAAGGCGGAGAGATTGGCCTGGAGCTCGGTGTTGCCGCCGAGATCGGTGACGGCGCGCAGCGCGACGGCGGCCTGTTCGTAGGGCGCGGGGCGATCGACGGGGCCGCGGTCGCCCGCGACGATCGGGGTGAAGCCGTCTCCGCGCGCATATTGGCCGGCCAGGGTGACGAAGCCGCGGCCGAGAGTGGCGGCGCCGACGCCGGACAGGTCGACGCTGT
It encodes:
- a CDS encoding glycosyltransferase, whose amino-acid sequence is MLHRTHIKTAQHILTYAQRLQGGGVERAMLRMAAGWLGGGRRVTLVLGSREGPLAAEIPEGIELIELGDARYSALLGLATQMREVRPDLIFCAGNHYSGVAAVTRLRLGRNCPPIVAKVSNALVRPELSPGAAWRYRRWLRLHPWFLDQVVAMTPAMAAEAVAEMGMPAERVSVIANPPAAAIAGAAPVAVPDGRYLIGVGRLEPQKRWDRLLAALPRLADPEIKLLLLGEGSARGALEAQVAALGLGARVTMPGHAGDPLPALRAAAVAVLTSDYEGVPGVLREALSVGTPVVSTESSVAVREIVHAPELGTVIGREDADGLVAALDQWLAPDAVRPAPVAAAGDPIAEYLALFDRVVSTHRQ
- a CDS encoding glycosyltransferase, with product MRIVDVNEFYSPTGGGVRTYLDRKMGIMADMGHELTVIAPALETSVEERPGGGRIIWLKAPPLILDRNYGIFVLDEPIWALLDELKPDIVETSSPWRPAWTVAQWQGDAVKVFFAHGDQIGAYPQRWLDSVATPIQVEQAFDWYTRYMNRFLRHYDAFVTNGPALAKRFRRRGMHVDASMPLGIERQWFSPELRDEKLRVALLAQLGLPPEGHLLLGLGRHHKEKRWPLVIDAVEAAANDLPVGLMLIGDGPQRRQLEQRIAGSPHIKIFRPVYDRVRFSRIMASCDALIHGSDAEPFGLVASEALASGLPLIGPDEGGFAEIADPLFAETYRARDAYSAADAIRRMFTREPTLLRNAARVAAGKVRSDADHAAELMAYYEGLLEAKRGGAALRAAGSS
- a CDS encoding TonB-dependent receptor, producing MLLPLPAFAQDQDGQRDPNEIVVTGRGLEAPPGDAAYDVVTIDRDRIAGTASGRLEDALRDAAGLAQFRRSDSRSAHPTSQGITLRGLGGNASSRALLLLDGVPQADPFGGWVAFPAYLPARLAGARITRGGGSGYAGPGALAGTIELESGSPAQLGSLALDALYGSRDSVDLSGVGAATLGRGFVTLAGQYARGDGFTPIVAGDRGPVDRPAPYEQAAVALRAVTDLGGNTELQANLSAFTDHRDRGVDFTRVKSEGADASLRLVGRSAWGWSALAYLQTRGFASGFASINDTRTTVTPTLNQYAVPATGIGARLEIAPPIGGGVTLRLGSDLRRVSGRTEELFTYVAGAPTRRRVAGGESLTLGGFADASYESGPLTLSAGGRLDHWDITNGALLEAPLAGGATLTDSRFPDRHGWEATGRAGAAYRLGTVTLRTAAYRGWRLPTLNELYRPFRVGADATAANAALDPERLSGAEIGADWRPTPSLTFRATGYWNRLTDAIVNVTIAQGPGTFPGVGVVSAAGFYRQRQNIDAVTAKGVEFDSRWTAGDLSLAASYAFTDSRVSASGAAASLDGLRPAQTARHQASATLGWAHADAGASLTARYAGPQFEDDQNMRTLKGAFTLDATAALPITRGLALQARAENIFDAEVQAGVSGPGVIERAMPRTLWLGARLRL
- a CDS encoding DUF2141 domain-containing protein → MIRPLIIGTAAALAFVANPAAAQQDPVDGNCATRAGVSLYVNVTGLKDRIGRLKLELYPPNEQDFLRDDTSLKRENKPFRRIWATVPASGPVRLCIRAPSPGTWAVLFTHDRDGKNKFNFWEDGAGFPSNQKLGRSRPKVRQALVNVGPGGGQITIKAQYLRGLGGFGPLED